In the genome of Montipora foliosa isolate CH-2021 chromosome 3, ASM3666993v2, whole genome shotgun sequence, one region contains:
- the LOC137994836 gene encoding uncharacterized protein: MMDERSTASARKYNKYKGRYCVAGYKNQISCKNTSYTHGVTIHQFPCDPETRAKWTKFVQKHRPDFQAPPERRNIALCSAHFKDECFNKPRLSLNGLENIKFQRRLLKGSVPTEDVRIDEKDEAFSARDQRHLRRTVLFDNFGAVPVPTKKRRCEPVVVVGAEMDSSDVVGAEMDSSDVVGIEMDGSDVVGAEMDHEIVTGHVSVDGGNKRKIINYQMKCKNLTRANRRLKLQVYSLKTEIKTLKKQLSYIDKTEDSGEEDHIDVVDAIDNLHADTDNLRAHVHPKSDENSAYYVWSTEGSEDEVDHQSEKEEWKADIGSDETNDETEDDLAKESCDKDVKVDPGTPVSKEPKFIVFYGMLLSLFNLFCFNCKAEKPKVTMKKDGTMVTVYQECNHCISGFTWRSQPYIFGRFPAGNILLSFGTLLAGASISKVILIFRHMGLCAYSPRTFFRHQRMFIIPSILKYWETYRNSLIDLAKQTKDVVWCGDARFDSMGHCAKYGVYTFMSTTLMKIVHFELVQSNETNGANQTELEGLKRCFKFMEQAGVAVKTFISDRHRGNAKWIREAKSQTIHYYDIWHVARSLWKKLLKASKEGGCEKISS, translated from the exons ATGATGGACGAGAGGTCAACAGCTTCGGCTCGAAAATACAACAAATATAAAGGTAGATACTGTGTCGCTGGCTACAAAAACCAAATAAGTTGTAAAAACACAAGCTATACTCATGGAGTAACAATACATCAGTTTCCATGCGATCCTGAAACGAGGGCAAAGTGGACAAAATTCGTGCAGAAACACCGTCCTGACTTCCAAGCCCCACCAGAGCGAAGGAACATTGCATTGTGCTCTGCACATTTTAAAGACGAGTGTTTCAACAAGCCAAGGCTTTCCTTAAACGGTCTTGAGAACATAAAATTTCAGAGACGTCTACTAAAAGGATCAGTGCCAACAGAAGACGTTAGAATCGACGAAAAAGATGAAGCATTTTCTGCTCGAGATCAGCGACAT CTCAGAAGGACTGTTCTCTTTGATAACTTTGGTGCTGTGCCTGTACCAACTAAGAAAAGACGGTGTGAGCCAGTTGTTGTAGTTGGTGCCGAGATGGATAGTTCAGATGTAGTTGGTGCCGAGATGGATAGTTCAGATGTAGTTGGCATTGAGATGGATGGTTCAGATGTAGTTGGTGCTGAGATGGATCATGAAATTGTGACTGGTCATGTGTCCGTGGATGGTGGTAACAAGAGAAAAATAATCAATTACCAAATGAAATGCAAAAACCTGACAAGAGCAAACCGAAGGTTGAAGTTACAAGTCTATtcactgaaaactgaaatcaaaacactgaaaaag CAACTCAGTTACATTGACAAAACAGAGGATTCTGGTGAGGAAGACCACATTGATGTAGTTGATGCCATTGACAATCTACATGCAGATACTGACAATCTACGAGCACATGTGCATCCCAAGTCTGATGAAAACTCAGCATATTATGTCTGGTCTACAGAGGGatcagaagatgaagttgacCACCAGAGTGAAAAAGAAGAATGGAAAGCAGATATTGGATCAGATGAAACCAATGATGAAACTGAAGATGATCTTGCTAAGGAGTCCTGTGATAAAGATGTCAA GGTAGATCCTGGCACACCTGTGAGTAAGGAACCAAAATTTATAGTGTTTTATGGCATGCTTCTGAGTCTGTTCAACCTGTTTTGCTTCAACTGCAAAGCTGAGAAACctaaagtgacaatgaagaaagATGGAACTATGGTAACAGTATACCAGGAATGCAACCATTGCATCAGCGGCTTTACTTGGCGATCGCAGCCGTATATATTTGGTCGGTTCCCAGCAGGGAACATACTATTGAGCTTTGGAACATTATTGGCTGGTGCATCTATCAGCAAAGTTATCCTAATCTTCCGACATATGGGTTTATGTGCATATTCCCCGAGGACATTCTTTAGACATCAACGTATGTTTATCATTCCATCGATCCTGAAGTACTGGGAAACATACAGGAACTCACTCATTGACCTTGCAAAGCAGACCAAAGATGTGGTTTGGTGTGGGGATGCACGATTTGATTCCATGGGACACTGTGCAAAATATGGCGTGTACACCTTTATGTCTACAACACTGATGAAAATAGTACATTTTGAGCTTGTCCAG TCAAATGAAACCAATGGTGCTAATCAAACAGAATTAGAAGGACTGAAGCGGTGCTTCAAGTTTATGGAACAAGCTGGAGTGGCAGTCAAAACGTTCATCTCAGATCGCCATAGAGGAAATGCAAAATGGATTCGGGAGGCAAAATCACAAACCATTCACTATTATGACATTTGGCATGTGGCTAGATCTCTCTGGAAAAAGCTTCTTAAAGCAAGTAAAGAAGGGGGCTGTGAGAAGATAAGTTCTTGA
- the LOC137994837 gene encoding uncharacterized protein produces MSDFELENSCLSSNSDTASNASDTDENMDFREPTDSENDTEVIESLFAPYTDEPIAPPDYAEAEDDDEDPDGLAAKTLADREDGLIPLANWCKCKHCKTENLGGAMEHRCCVEVLNIQGKLVFDGSIENLDCITQHEEYKAITNKAVLENVAPLLRCKNGRSYRRRSGVTHNEFIRSVAYRWTIRWLCGYMGWENTRPLCACIYHDIRTRYQTRHLQPRGYRHS; encoded by the exons ATGTCAGATTTTGAGCTAGAAAATAGCTGCTTATCAAGCAATTCAGACACGGCATCAAATGCATCAGACACAGATGAAAATATGGACTTTCGTGAACCTACAGATAGCGAGAACGATACCGAAGTTATCGAGTCTCTATTCGCGCCCTACACAGACGAGCCGATCGCGCCACCAGACTATGCTGAAGCAgaagatgacgatgaagatCCTGATGGACTAGCTGCAAAGACTCTTGCTGACAGAGAAGATGGTTTAATTCCACTCGCAAACTG GTGTAAATGTAAACATTGCAAGACGGAGAATCTAGGCGGCGCTATGGAGCATCGTTGCTGCGTGGAAGTTTTGAACATTCAAGGGAAATTAGTTTTCGATGGATCCATTGAAAACCTCGATTGTATAACTCAGCATGAGGAGTACAAAGCCATCACAAACAAGGCTGTGCTTGAGAATGTCGCGCCGTTGCTGAGATGCAAGAATGGTCGATCGTACCGACGCCGATCTGGAGTCACACATAACGA GTTTATTCGATCAGTGGCTTATCGGTGGACCATTAGATGGCTCTGTGGCTATATGGGCTGGGAAAACACACGTCCGCTGTGTGCATGTATATACCACGACATCAGAACAAGGTATCAGACAAGACATTTACAGCCAAGAGGATACAGACATTCTTAG